The DNA sequence ATTGTTTACCATCTAGCAAAAAGGGAACATTGGCTATGAATATGTGGGAACATTTAGAGCTGATTAGGAGAAAATGAAGAAGGTTCATGCCTTGAGACactgctcttatatctcttatGTCTTGTATTCTACATAATGGGCTGTGCACAACCTGTGACCAGGCCCCTGCTGTCTGGTCACAAGATAAGACTTTTGAGAGTAACACGTTAATAACCTAAGAATGGGGGTTATTGCAAACATTTTACTGCTGACATACAGCCATGACTTCAAATGCCTTAACGTCCttaaagtgcaaaaaaaaaatgatgtattTTTCTTGTGAAGAGGTTGGTTGAGTAATCCATAATTAATTTTTACACTtcaaaatctacagtatgtacagtacctctatacgatacaataaaaagaaaggaTGATCTCCTCTGACATATCAACAATTATCTATTATCTACAATTATCTTAACATTGTCTATTTTACAACTGCAAAAATAGACATTTGACAAGGAAATTACTTTTATAATTGTGCAGTTCAAGGCTTTACAACCACTTTACAGTTGAATTGAGCTTTGTAAATGaaatttaacatatttttatgCAATGGCTTTAACTGGatttgaaaatgtctttttcactTTGCTGGATGTCTGTTGCAGTGTGCCAAAGAAACCTTTCATTTCTACACTGAGTGTTTGTCTCCCCCGTCTTCTTAATTTGTCTTAATAAAGTgacttatgtactgtaatttaaaagtGCATCTTTTTGTATAAAGGTTGTTTGTATTGGGAAAAGTAGCAACAGCTCAGAAAGGTTACTCCATATTTTAATTAAGTGtgcacaattacattttttctgcatttgttAAATTATAAGGAGCAAAACATGCTCATTGTGTTTTAGACAACACTGTTCTGAATTGCTGTCCATACAATGTGCACCAGTGCCCCTTGCATTTGTAATTCACAGACTCAGGATATGCAGAGGTATTTCAAGCCTATCAGATGGCACTTGTCTAAACAGGGAGATGTAAAAGCAGTTTTTGAGGATTGCTGACTAAGTGTTTTTTTAGCTGTGCCTATCAAGGACGTGATACAGAAACAGATGAaattttttatttcaggttCATTTTATACCACTGCTCATCTTATTATAttgtgaaggaacaagtaataggtgtattccatgctgaaaagaaaagaaagagaacacaacgtttcggccgtggagccttcttcaggtgttttacATTGTGGTCAGTTAGGAACAAAAAAGTTCCTGTGCCAGTACTAACCGAGCTATTGACAGTGTTGTGTCCATATAGCACATTTGTATCCATGGGGCTGTTTCATAGCAATCCCTAGAATATCTAAAAGCATAACCAAATCAGTTCTAGATTATAATGATAATTCTGTAACGATCTGTATGAAGAAGACTGAATGTtgaaatttttcatttttagagtTTCATTGAAATTTATGGATTGCAGTGGATTTAATCAAGCAGATAAAATCCAAAATTCTgacaaataatatactgtagatgttttatTCTTAATACCCATAGACTACATTATGTCTTTATAGTAAGATTATCTAGGACTGCTGTTTCACTGGACCTCTTTAAATTCCGGTGATTTTATCATTAATAACTATTTCTCACACCTGCAGTTGAATGTGATGTCATTGTCTTTCAATGAGCAATAAAGAAATCGCAAGTGTCTGAACATTTTTCACAATAAAAGATCAACTCACTGAAGTTTCATTCACAGTATTTCCTGTTTTGTGTCCTGTGATATTGAATATGCTTGAAAAGCAGTTAAAGGGCttttcttgtacagtatatatcactgCAAGTCTTTTAGCAAATCCCCAATAAACTTCTCTCTTGCTTAAAGtgaaactgcaatgctatttttatattttgggcttagaaagaatcagcattgatgagttaattacaaaccacaatgaaagtaaaatgcacatagtaatgtataaaaaatatacatcaCAAAAGAGACAAAAATACCAGGTATGTGCAGCGCCATATTTtgagattcagaatgaggcaaccaGCTTCTAGTGAGATGAAGCAGCCTTATTATATTGTAAAGAAGCAGGGGTGTGAATATATCTGTTTTAAGAATATAAAGTCAGTTATGTTTTTAGGAAATCTAAGCTTGTTGTGGTCCTCAAGGAGTCACTTCTGATAATATGAGCCCTGGCTTGCAAGTCATGTGTGATTGAGTAATAAGGGCCAGTACATTTCTGGAATGGACTCCCTGCAGTTTCATTGCTTGCTCCCTTCACAATAAATGTACAGTTTGAATGTCAATTTTATTAATGATTTCACACAATTTAGTTGTCTTTGGTGAAGTGATTTCTCAtatgtattaatttattcatCTCTTTACTTGACTGAGACAGCGTCGCTGAATTATTGAAAATGGCAACACAAGATGCATTCAGGTGAATGGCAGAGCATCGCTGTTTCCCTGAACCAGACTGGGTCAGACTGAACCAGTTCAGCTGAGTGGAAGATGCCATTTTGTCATCTAGAGTTGGTAGTCTTAGTTGTTTAGCTTCATAAACATAGAATACTAGTTTAAACAAGATCATGTTTTTGTAAATCCCCTGGGGAAAGTGTCATAGTACGTGGATAATTTCTGCATTTAATTCTTAGTGTCCCTACCATcaaaaagctataaaaaactttataaaTATTTGCACAGTGCTGATATCATTATACTGTCCTGTAACCCATTACAGTAAGTATAATAAATCTCACTCACAGTTATACAAATGTGACTCATTGTACATAAGCTCGGAAAATTCAACAAATGCATCGAAGATGTAACAAGCCTTTATTGTTAGGGGTTTAAAAGTCACACGTGAATAGATTTCCTGGGATAATATTGGGGAATATTGCCTAATGATTTACAGAGTTCCTGACCAGTCAGTGGTGCAATGATGTATTGCAACTGCTAATGTGGTTATTGACTTCTGTTGTTACTCTCTCTCATGATCTATCACTGTCTCGCTGTCCAAGTCTAGTCTTCTGTTCATGTCCTTATACATTACTTTATAATTTAAAGCAGACCTACTCTGCTGTATGCACAGTATTTGTGCAGGGGTAACAATGCTATTAATGTCGTTAGTTCTGCTTTAGGTGTAAATGAAATTTGAACAGTTgaataaattttttttttatccgtAAGCAGCATTACATCTGTGACTTctgatgactttttttttctttcaggttcATTGAAGATGGACTGTTCCGGCAGGTGCCGATCAGGGCTTCCAACCCTATGAAGACTCCCAAGAAGAGCTGAGACGAAAAACCTGCTGCTGCCGTgtgtttaaaaactgtcttgCACCATCTAAACCATAGTGTTCTGCTGCTGGACTAGTTGAGGATCGTAGCCATGTACCAGATGGTGCGGGGGGGCACTAGCCCAAGCAGTCACACCCCAGCCAAGCAGAAGCAGGTCAAAGATGGGCGCCCCCTTGTGGGAGCGAGCGTGCTGGGCGTGGCGCTGGTGGTGGCAGCGGTGGTTGCCTGGTGCTATTACACTGCCTCGCTGCGCAAAGCCGATCTGCTGAAGACCGAGCTGTTGGACCTGAATCGCGACGGGTTCCTCATCCGCAACCACGCTGGAGTCATTGTCTTCCGCATGGCTTTCAGGTGTGTTGGCTGGACACCTTTCCATCCTCtatcatctctttttttttccttcctttctttctctttttcagcCAGACAGTGGAGGCAGTGTCTCAATACTGTCTTCTGGCATGTGCTTTTCTGTTCTCCGTTTTCTTTCTTAACATGTCATTTTTTGTTCAGACCTGGTatggaaataataaataatgggaTGAATTTTAGGTTGCAGTGAATTCACCCCCTACCTCCTGCTCTGATAAGTGAAAAAGGAACTTATTATGAATTATAGGTGAATTGGATAATGAACCAATGCTTGTAACAATAGCCTGTTTGTAACAGAGATGCATTCTACTCTGTCGATTTTGACCACCAAAAAGTGGTCACCATCTGTTAGCAACCCTGCTTATAACAATTTTCCTACCAAGAGATGTGCATTGTACCCTATAGACGTTATCATAGTGGCAGAGAGGAGTGGGGAAGTGGACACTAACAGATCAGTCAGCAAATAGGAGGGCTCTTAAGCAGTCATTCTCACCCTGCaggatttattttcaaattattattttatatacagtacctacaccAAGTGGTGTGGATATACACCAAATCACCAagtgtgtttgtctgtttgTCAAGTGTGTTTTGACTTGGGAGCTACAAATTCTGCATCCATGCATGGGGGAGAATAAGGAAGTGTAAGCAGACTTGTGCAGGAGGTTCAGTACGATTGCAGGAGAGGAGGAGTGGATTGGCTCCTATCAACAGCACTCAAAGGTTACAAGAACCTGGATAGTTGTAGGGATTGCTGTGAGCTGAGAGAGCCCTGGATGACTAACCCAGACCATTCACTCGGCAGCGCTCAGCCATTTACATTCTGCTGCCTGGGGAGTCCTGGTCACAGATGGCTACTGATGACCCAGGCTGGAACCCTCACCGCCTGGAGAGCCCAACCTCCCCTTGGAGAACTCACTTGTGTTGCAGGATTTTTGGACTGCTGAAGGCTCTGGGCTCTatatccaaaatgtttttttgcagttgaaTCCTGATCTCGTGTGACGCATTTTGGGTATAGAACCCACTATTTGTAATCAGATACAAAGCTAGATAGATGCATACAATCTGTTGTGTATTGTTCACAGACTTAAGACGTGTTTGCGTGTTCTAAAGCAGTCAGCACTGTGCAATTGTTTTCCACCTGTGAATTTAATATTGCATGCAGCATGCAATTGTGATGGATAAGAATCACTGTGGAGGTTTAGATTTTGCATGCTCCTACCTGTAAAGCAATATTGCATGTACACAAATATGCTTAGATTACCTCATGGTTTGTATCTTTCCATCTGCTTGTTCAGGTTgtccatattttttttttcaagaacacTCTTGTATACTGTAGCAACCTTTCTGGCAGAACTGCACATTTTGCAAAGTTTGTTATAATGAAGTTTGACTGAATTTGTTTGGCTTTTCTTTATAACTAGAaccttaaataatttttaaaaaatgttctttacagAAACTCGATTAATTTTTAAGGCACAGTACCTGACATATTTATTCTGACCAGTAAAAATGGTTCAGGTCATAACCATGCTTAGTAAATGTGCAACCCTTTCATGACTCCAGTAATAAACatcatgtcatgtacagtataaaaattcATTAAtctgaaaacataaaacaatcctCCAGTTAGCCTGTGAGGTGCAATAGGCCTTCATTTAATTTGGAGTGAATTAAATTTGACAGATGTTcttgaaaatatgaaaattaaatttcttacccctgttttgtttgaaaacaTAACATCGTAATGAGATTTTCTGGATCTTTCAACTGTTAACAACCACAAGAGTGAGAAACTGAATGAAACGCACACATTTCTTAAGGTTGTTTTTGTGCAAAATATAGTAACTGTCTTAGTATTGAGCAAACTGCCCAGCTATGGTGTTAAttctgataccctggtttctttcaaggaaTGACTGCATGACATCTTTGGCCTAATAGGCTACTAACTAATAGGGctggatgggctgaatggccttttAGTGTTTGGAACCTTCCTCATGTTATCTGTTCCCTCAGGTCTGGATCCCTGAACCTGGACTCGTGCTCAAAGGAAGGGGAAATTCTGAGCTGCACACAGTCAGATACTGgaaaattgaactttttcatCCAGACAGTGAAGCCCAAGGATACGGTGATGTGCTACCGTGTCCGCTGGGAGGAGTTTGTGTTTGACCGTGTGGTGGAGCATGCCATGTCCTACAATGGGTCGCACTGGTATGGAGGTGCAGAAAGTAGCATCCAGCACTGGCCCATCTCTATCTTGGGACAGCAGGCTCCCAAACCCTTTGTGACCAGTGATGTCTACTCCAATCGAGGCTATTTTGGGGGGATCCTTGAAAGGTACTGGCTGTCCTCCAGTGCTACTGCCATCAAGATCAACGATTCGGTTCCTTTCCACCTAGGCTGGAATGACACAGAGAAGACTTTGTACTTCCAAGCCCGTTATCGGGACACACCTTATAAGCCCGCTCTCGGCCAGCAGCCCTTCCCAGAGCTGAGCTACCGAGTCTGTGTGGGGTCTGATGTCACATCCATTCACAAGTACATGGTGAGACGCTACTTCAACAAGCCCAACAAGGTTCCCTCTAAAGACACATTCATGTACCCAATCTGGTCCACCTGGGCTCTACACAAGACAGATATAAACCAGGAGAAGCTTTTGAAGTACGCTGCAGATATCAAGAAGTATAAGTTCAACTGCAGCCACCTGGAGCTTGATGATATGTATACCAGCCGATACGGGGAGTTCGAGTTTGACCCTGTGAAGTTCCCAAATGCGACGGCCATGTTCCAGAAGCTGAAGGAGGATGGCTTCTTGGTCTCTCTGTGGACCCACCCTTTCGTCAATTACAACTCCTCGAACTTTGGTGTCGGCATCGAAAGGGGGCTGTTTGTTCGGGAACCAACGGGGCAGCTCCCTGCCATGGTGCGCTGGTGGAATGGCATCGGCTCCATCCTGGACTTCACCAACCCTGAGGCCCGGGAATGGTATGCTTCCCAACTTCGGGCCCTTAAGGCAAAATACGGAGTCGCCTCGTTCAAGTTTGACGCTGGGGAGACTAGTTACCTGCCCCACCAGTTCAGCACCCTGGTCCCCCTGCCCGACCCCAGCACCTTCACACGTCGCTACACGGAGATGGCTATCCCTTTCAACGAGCGGGCCGAGCTGCGCGTGGGCTACCAGTCTCAGAACATCTCCTGCTTCTTCCGCATCA is a window from the Lepisosteus oculatus isolate fLepOcu1 chromosome 3, fLepOcu1.hap2, whole genome shotgun sequence genome containing:
- the myorg gene encoding myogenesis-regulating glycosidase, giving the protein MYQMVRGGTSPSSHTPAKQKQVKDGRPLVGASVLGVALVVAAVVAWCYYTASLRKADLLKTELLDLNRDGFLIRNHAGVIVFRMAFRSGSLNLDSCSKEGEILSCTQSDTGKLNFFIQTVKPKDTVMCYRVRWEEFVFDRVVEHAMSYNGSHWYGGAESSIQHWPISILGQQAPKPFVTSDVYSNRGYFGGILERYWLSSSATAIKINDSVPFHLGWNDTEKTLYFQARYRDTPYKPALGQQPFPELSYRVCVGSDVTSIHKYMVRRYFNKPNKVPSKDTFMYPIWSTWALHKTDINQEKLLKYAADIKKYKFNCSHLELDDMYTSRYGEFEFDPVKFPNATAMFQKLKEDGFLVSLWTHPFVNYNSSNFGVGIERGLFVREPTGQLPAMVRWWNGIGSILDFTNPEAREWYASQLRALKAKYGVASFKFDAGETSYLPHQFSTLVPLPDPSTFTRRYTEMAIPFNERAELRVGYQSQNISCFFRIIDRDSVWGYELGLKSLIPTVLTISILGYQFILPDMIGGNAYPNRTDGSQKLPDRELYIRWLELSAFMPSMQFSVPPWEYDSEVISIAQRFTALHETLVAPRVLELAGEVLDTGDPIIRPLWWIATNDEAAYKIDSQFLIGDDLMVAPVLEPGKQERDIYLPAGRWRSYKGEYFDKGPMHLTDYPVDLDEIAYFVWVP